The Lycium barbarum isolate Lr01 chromosome 11, ASM1917538v2, whole genome shotgun sequence genome contains the following window.
TGATATTTTCTGTTTCACTAAGTTATTTCAGCTTGTTCTTCCATTTAGAGGTCATTCAGTTGTATTAATGATATGAAGACAGATCTTCTGGCTGCGTTGCCTTTTGCTGCTGCTCTGAGTGTTACAATGATGCATCCTGGTTGAAATGTTACTGCATCTTTAGAAGCTGAAATAAGTGTCAGGTTGCTGATTGTTTTCTAGGCAAGCAACTGCTATAGTGGAGACATATTTTGTGCCTTACTTTGCTATTTGATGAACTGCTACTACATTTGAATGAGTTTTGTATCTGCACTTTGAGAGTTGTTTACTGTGTTTGAATGATTGCATTTACAACAAACATATGTGGTCTTTGATAATTAATGATTCTAACACTTTCTTGTTGGACAGGTGGTGTGGAGTATTATTTGCTCCCTTGGAATATGGAAACTGAAGCTTCTTTTGGTATTTGTAATTTCTTAAGGCAATTCAGCAGTTCCACTGCTGCTAGAAAAGTTGATTTTACAGACCTTACATAAGAATTGTATCTCATTTCTTGTTTACTGCATGAAAGTATATAGGAACCTTTTTGTTTGTACAtattaaaagataaaaaaaagtATATCATCTACTGTTGTACTATGATTTTTCTACTGTAATCGATTTCAAATTGCAGTCATCCGCATAAATGGTATCCGCAAATTGCAGTCATATTTATGCATTGGAGGTGATTTTCTTTAGCATCACTGTGGTTAGTCTTTGTGTATCTTTTATTATATGGATACTTCCATATTAATGGACTAATTTTTTCGTCCTGTTTCTAATGTCCGTAAGAAGATTTTGACCTGATGAATGTTGAAGGAGTTACAAGAGGGAATGTGGCAAGCCATCTccaggtatatttatatatattttcatatgtttcctttaatcTGCTTTATATTTTTACAaatggtatatatgtatgctttTTGTTACTGCTCAGATATATGTATGCTTTTGTTACAAATGGGATATAAAGTTGCATTGCTGTTGATGTTCTATGTTGTTACTGGTGTGCTTTTAGTACAGTATTTTTAGCATTTTTGTACTGCTAATGCTAATGAAATGCAATGTAAAAATGctagtttttcagcatttctacaCTGCGTTTTCAgtatttctgcactgcgtttcagcatttctgcacaatatttcagcatttctgcaaagcgtttcagcatttctgcaatgcgtttcagcatttctgcacagtttttcagcatctctgcactgcgtttcagcatttctgcacagtttttcagcatttttgcacaacgtttcagcatttctgcacagtttttcagcatttTTGTACTgcgttttcagcatttctgcactgcgtttcagcatttctgcactgcgtttcagcatttctgaaATGTAGTGCAAAAATGCTAAAAATACTGTACTAAAATGCTGAAACTTAgtacagaaatgctgaaaaacctaTGCAGAAATGCGAAAAatgcagtgcaaaaatataaatacgCAGTGCAGAAAAAAATCACTGCTGAAGCACAACACTAAAAAAATACTGAAACGCAGTTTAGAAAatcgtgcagaaatgctgaaacgcagtgcagaaatgctgaaaaacgcagtgcagaaatgctgaaacgctgaaaaattgtgcagaaatgctgaaacgcagtgcagaaatgctgaaaatgcagtgcagaaatgctgaaacgctgtgcagaaatgctgaaaaattgtgcagaaatgctgaaaaactgtgcagaaatgcAGACCATATCTCACCATATCTCCAATAGTTCCTTTGGAGGATCACAAGATCTTCAAATTATTGAGAAGTGTTATCCCATGCAGAAAAGTATATTCTTGACGTTGACAAATGAGCAGGTTTATTCTTAACTTTCTAATATATAGGTGTTGATCGTGTTCGTTTCCTTTGAACTTGAATGCCAATAAAGATGGCTGAATACAATCTATGAATTACCAATGTCGTTTCATGGTTGTTAATTACTGTTTATTAACTTGTCTATAAGAATGATTTGCTTGGAATAAGAAATACGTTTTAGTAGGAAAATTGCAATGTAAATTGGCTACTTCGATTGAGTCTTTGTATATGTAAAACCATTATTCTAAGAAGTTACATTTTGCATAACTTGGGGGCTTATCGAAATCCCTAATTTACTGCTAAACTTGAAATGGAGTGACTGTTGCCTGCTGTTGGTTTTTCGAGCCACATTTGGAGTTGGGTTTGTTGGTAAGAAACTGCTGCATTTGGATCATTTGGCTGCTGAACTTCAGGTAAGCTATTACTGCATATTTTTGGTTAACCGTTACTGCAATTGGAGCCTTATCAGTGTTAAATGGGCAGGCAGTAGTTGCCACATTCTGTTGTATAAAACACTGTTAGGGTCGAGGGTGCTATGTTGTTACATCTCCTTGTCAAGGTGTACTGTCTTAAAGGCTGTTGTGGCACTTTTAAATTCATTGTTGGGACAACCTTGAGATAATTTTGAGTGTTGTTGCACTGAGAACATATTGCTGCACTTGGTTTCTATTTTGAGAACTAAGGTGTAATGGTTGTGCAGTTCTGAATTTTAATGACTCCTGCCTTTACATTTTGTTGTTTTGCTGCTTGGCCATTACCTACAGTTGGCTTCTATGATCGGTAATGAATTGAGATTAAATGGTTGCTTGGTTTTTGCCATTGCATTTTGGCCTAATAGTGAACGACATGTGCTACTACATTTTatgggttgttgttgtatttgtgaTTTGGCCATTGCATCTGATGAATTAAGCTCCTACATATCTTGGTGTTGGAACTGTTGTGCTATAAGGTTACTTGCTGTTCCATTTTGAACTAAGCCATTGCTTTTTTTTTGGGCTAAACATGAATCTGCATTGCTGTTGATGTTCTATGTTGTTACTGGTGTGCTTTTGCTGGAATTTGTAATATTGTTACTGCATATACCAAAGGCGACTTAATCTAAGGATGGGTACTTACAACCCCACCACAAGTCCATAACTAACTTAACCTTCCAGCTCTTATAATATACAAATGCCAATTAGTACCTAATTGTATATGCGaagcttatttttttttagtcggTCCAAAAAGAACACAGTTGTTATTGACTCTTGAAAACTAATGTACTAACATATGTTGAGATGGAGAGGATTGAACCTTAACAAGTCCTTATGACTGAAGACTATAGATTACTAAAACTATATTCTACTGGTAAATATTCTACAACTCAAAAATTTATAGATTTTAGCATGAAGATCACATGAATTATCTGCGGAAAAGAAAATCCCAAGTAACCTTGCCTCCAAACTTTTTTAAAATATTGGTGTAGTAGTTGGTGTGTGAATATGGATGGATCTAGTGTTGTAGCCGTTATTTTGCCAAAATCTTCCATATTCCACATTCCTCTGTCAACTCATGGTCCGATTCTTTAAAAGGTAAAACGTTATTGTTTCAAGTTATTTTTGGAGTAGCTAGGGAGAAAAGATGTAAAGATAGTATAGAAATTTCTTAGAACTCAAAATATGGAAGAACTTAACCAACTCAAATAAACTAGTAACTGATACTTTCATCTGAAATTTACATCCTTAACAAGATATATGCTGATTTTTCTTTGAGATTGGAAAGAAAGTTTACCGCTTCACTGCTATATTAGTGTCACTTTTACTTTGTTTTAGAATAAAATAATACATGTGATGTGAATGTAGAATAATTCTACTTACTTCATGCCCATTGGCACTATAATTGCAGTTACACTTCCCTTGCATTTATTAAATCTTTGTTCACATCTCTCATGTGATTTGCATTGTGTTTCTTTATGGATTGCTGTATGGCCAACTAATTCTTCATATACATTCATGTGCTTTGGTtccttttgcctttttttttttttttttttaagttctgcCTGTATTAGTGTTTTAAGCTAGTAATTTCTCCCATTGAATACAATTTAATTTTTTATGCAGGGGCAACCCCCTGATTGCATACTAAAGGACGCAAAAAACACCAGCAAGCTAAGTTATTCAAGTTTGCTTAGGAGCATTAATCCTATGAGCAGATCTAGAGTTTATCAAGCTTTGGCAGAAGAAGATATTGAAGCTGTAAGTAGATGAAATTCAAAACTAATGAATTATGAAATAGGGTCACTGGAAATCATACCTTTCTTATACTTGAACATTTGGATACTTTTCTCCATGTTACTTATAGTTTTGGTGTAAAGGGTTCTAACTATGACGTGTAGATAATTGGGATATTTTGTTAAAATGGATGTGGTTGAACAACACAAGCATAGTGTATTGTATACATTTTCCAACCATCTAAGTGCTATTAATGCAATTGATtaaacttatcagtaaaacagAAAGGAAAACATGAGCAGAAGGTGTAAACTTGTGGTATATGGTATTAGCTTAGTGCTAGCAGCCAATTAACTTGTGGTATATGGTATTAGCTTAGTGCTAGCAGCCAATTAACTTGTGATATATGCATTTTGTGGGGCTTGTTTTAGTTTCTTTATAGTCTAAAGTTTTGGTTTCAAGTCTGTTTTGATGTTGATAAGTAATGAAACATTATTGATTGAGAGTAGTTCTTTCTCAGGATTATACGGCTTAAGCTGTAACCGTGACAAGATATCGGATGGCTAAAGCTCTTTTAATTTTTGCAGGATGCCAAGGGCAATGATGTTGATCTCAGTCTGATATTGATCAATGTGAAGCATATTACGAAGCTGCTAGGGGAACAAGGAAGAgaagaatatatggtcttggatctcaagcacaaagttatctgctt
Protein-coding sequences here:
- the LOC132618210 gene encoding uncharacterized protein LOC132618210, with the protein product MQGQPPDCILKDAKNTSKLSYSSLLRSINPMSRSRVYQALAEEDIEADAKGNDVDLSLILINVKHITKLLGEQGREEYMVLDLKHKVICFLLERTKLCTNNT